gcAGCCATGCAAGGTATTTctgtagttgatgcttatgagattcatgacatcatgtttcttcatagttgtcataattctttatttttattttttttaaatataccatagaaaataaaaaatcaaataacaatttagttggtttagacttcatgttaacatttatttataaattaatgtgaagaaataAACCACAAGTGGTGgctggttaagatggtaatgagaattatcatTCATACATGAGGTCTAGAGTTCAAacctcattgtattgatttttggttatcCATGACATAACATACCACTTGGTGAGTGAATGATGTGGCGCAAAGGGAAGAGTACTACGTGGCACATAGACGTTTTCCACatcgccttttaatatattagtatagattaagaAGCTGTGTCTTTTATGTTATATAACGGACcttaattaatactccctccgtcccggaatactcgaaacggtttgactttttgcactattcacataatccACCTTGACCCTGTTTTATTTCAAATATATGGAAACAAatgttaatatataatatattgttggcttcatcttaatatatattttcaaaatattaatattttataatgtgtggttaaagatattggtgggtCACATTAGCaaacgtgtccagtcaaaacgttaCAAGTATTCCGGAACAGAAGCAGTAAATATAAATAGTATAAATTATAATTGTACATCAAGTCAACACGTGCATAGCCCGTGCTATTGACTAGTCTATTGAAAAATGTACTCCATATCTCCGTATTATAGACTTGGCAATTTTACTCCATTTTGTTTTAGACGGGGCCTTAGatcatctccaatggttgtagctagggattaccttgaaatttataaaagtttcaagctaatagctataccattggagtgaaaataacaaattagctttgccaagcaaattagcttaaacaagctaatttgcttgataACTAGCTCTCAaaattgccaaataattaattgacaggTGGACAAgtggaataaatttaaataacaagctagttgctagccattgggcacaaattagctagacaataaaatagcttgaaatcttatgtggcataataagctaattgtcaaattagcttaccattgTGGATGCTCTTAGTGCCCGAGGGGTCAGGTCAATATCTACGAGACAATTCAGTTTTGGGTCATCTAATTTCATGTACACGATCTAATATAATCGACGGTGGAGACCCCACGATCTGGAAACTGAATTTCTGTTTtacattttgaaaaaaataaaaataaaaataaaaataaagtggACAATCCGACCATCATTTAACAATGACAACCAAAAATCTTAAAGAAAGAGCCTAAAAAATTTACTCCGTATACCGAGTAATTAATGGTCGAAGTTGTTCAGTCACTCAGAGTAGCAACCTTTCGCAGCTTTTAGCACTTctgtatttttcttttaaaaataaactaaaaagaaTTCCTTTTCACCTTCAAAAATCTCAAGTCTAGGGTTTTAGGAGCAAACAAAATTCGGTAGAGAAGTTGCagaggaaagaaaaaaaaagaaaatgggtGTGAGTTCAAAAAAATGTTACTTGGATATTAGCATAGGAGGTGAGCTTGAAGGAAGAATGATTGTGGAGTTATACAATAATGTAGTTCCTAAAACTGCTGAAAATTTCAGGGCTCTTTGTACTGGTGAATTGGGTCTTTCTCCTATTTCTGGCCTTCCTCTTCACTACAAGGTTTGGGGGTTTTCTGTTCAACTTTATGTTGTTTACTTTTCTGGGTTTTGGGTATTGTATTTCTGATGTAAAGATTGCATCTTATTTCAGTTATTTTCAAGTGTTAATTTCATTTGTTATCTGTCTGTTTTATCAATGTGTTCTGGGTTTCATTCTTTCTGAAATACCACTTTTATTTGGCGTTTTGTTCTGGATATTGAGGGTTTATTCATTATAGTTTAAAGATTGCATCAGATGAATATCAAGAATACTTTCTGTTTTCCCTGTTTACTGCTGGTGTTTAATGTTTATGAGGCATTGATCCGATTAGTTTGATAATCTCTTGAACTGAAGGGTGCATCCCTTTCTTACTTTTCGATTTCGAGTCAGCCGGCTAaatagtttgatgaaagaaatgAAATTGAATGTTTATGagcttatcttttttttttgaaagttaTTTGAAATATTATGGAATTATAGAAGACAAGAAATCTTTTTGGGCTCCACAATGAAAATAACTCACCAGTCACCACACATCAAATAATCACTTCAAGTATGAAGTACATTTTGGTATGTACTGCACAAGTAGCTGAATTCTCCATGATAAACTTCTTTGACTATCTTGCTTGTGTTATAGCAGTGATCTTTGACTAAGCTGTTTGCCAACTTAACAATTTGCTAGTTTGGTTTAGCAATTGGGAGTTAAATGGAAGCTAAGGAAGAACTATCTCCTCTAGTTTTCTGGTTTTAGGCTTAAGATTTCTGTAATTATTGTTGAGAAATGAATGCGAAGATGGAATGGTCTCATCTTTAGTGGTATTAGAAACTATACATTCCCTTTAAATGTCGCGAGTTAAATAAACCCTGTTTTGATGTCTGTTGTCTGCTAGATTTGTACTGATGGTTATTTGTTTTAAGGAACAACTTATTCTTGTCCTTgtaatttaaattctaaaaataatTGGCAGGGTATACATTTCCATCGTATTGTGAAAGGGGCTCTTATTCAAGGCGGAGACATATCTGGGGGTAAAAGTGATGGAGAATCCATCTACGGCACAACATTTGATGATGAGAATTTCGAGCTGAGGCATGAAAGGAAAGGAATGTTATCCATGGTTAATGTTGGCCCCAATACCAATGGATCTCAATTCTTCATCACAACTACTCAAACTCATCAGTTCAATGGTAAGCATGTTGTGTTTGGAAGAGTGATCAAAGGTCTGGGTGTTATACGCTCAATCGAGCATGTTGAGGTTGATGGTGATAATGGGCCGTTGCTTGATATTGTTATCGAGGATTGTGGAGAGATTCCTGAAGGGGAAGATTATGGCATTATCAACTTCTTTAAGGATGGGGACACTTACCCTGACTGGCCGTCTGACCTTGATTCCAAATCAGATGATTTCACTTGGTGGGTTACTGCTGCAGAATGCATTAAGGCTTTTGGTAATGAGAAGTTTAAGGTATTTCAACCTAATTTGTTCCGATAACTTGGATGATTGACTCTGATACTACACTGATATTCTTGCTGAGATATGCAAAGGATATGAATCATGAATTTAGATATTCTGAATTCGTAAGCAAATGTTTTTTTCACGTGCAGAAGGAAGACTATAAGATGGCTATTCGGAAGTATCTAAAAGCTATGCGGTACTTGGATGTGTGCTGGGACATGGAAGCATTAGATGGAGGTGACTTAATTGTTTGTCAATATCACTGTGTCATGCTGATTTCAACTTCAAGAGTTCTTTGACCTGAGTTCATTTACTGTTTTTATGTATCACAGAAAAGAGTTTGTCTTTAAGGAAATTGAGGTCTCAGTTCTACACTAACACTGCGGTAAGATTCATAATCTAACTTATGTTTGTGCAATTTGGCTAAACAGTAAGGGGCATTGGAGAATGTTACTATTGCATTTCTGAAATGTTTCATTTTGAGTTTCTCAAAAAATTATATTGGCGCTAAAATTTTATCGCTTAATTAGAACACAATTGCTGCCTTTTTGCAATCTGGACAAATGCAATTCTCAATTAGCCAAATATGAGATGGTTTTCAAGGTTTTAACATGTTGATGTCATTCTTCCTTAGGCCTGTAAGTTGAAGATGGGAGACATCGAGGGAGCGTTGTGGGATACTGACTTTGCACTTCGTGACGATGAAGAGAATGTGAAGGCTCATTTCCGAAGGGGTCAGGTTAGTGGTTTCCATTCCAACATTAgaccttcctttttctttttcttttattaaagTTTTAGCAGCTAATACCCCTTCTTTTccacaagcatcatttcaaattcTGCACCAGTTTTTACTTTTTAGGACAATGATAAATAAAAATCACACTTGTATATCCAATTCAGGCATTTATCGCTCTCACTGACATAGATTCAGCAGTTGAATCCTTCGAGAAGGCTTTGGAACTTGAACCAAATGATGGTTAGTTTCTTCAGTTATGTATTTTCCAACATTATTTGGGGAAGCTTTGAATGCTAAAGGCCAATGTTTCTTGGTTGTAGGTGCCATAAAGAGAGAACTTGCTGCCACAAAAAAGAAGGTAATATGCACATCCCAATGTTTGTGTTCTGTTAGGTTAGACAGAGAGGCTCAATGTTGTTAGCTCGAGCTAAACCTTTTGATCTGAATACGGTTTCAGATTGCTAATCGACACAACCAAGAGAAGAAAACCTACACTAGAATGTTCCAATGAAGTTCACGGATTGCTGAATGAGTGAATGgtatctttctttctttctttcttttgctCCAGATAAGTTGATGCTGGTCTTAGATAACTAAAGTGCAAATTCCAATCCTTAAAATGAACATTCTGTAGCCGTTTTAGAATTCCGGCCCTAGATATGCAGGACGCTTTTGGTTTGTCGAAATTAAAAAGTTTGAATGAATTTCTTTCCAACTGATACTATATGTATGCTATTTTTCAGGTTTTGATGGAAGGAAGATTTTCACTGAATTGGATGGCACAGATGGATTTGATATATTGAGTTTTGTATAGATGGTAAAATagggagaaagaaaaaaaaagaaattgaaaagCTTGGAAGTACTTTTGATGTACATTTTTGCTAACCTAAACCATCTGAATGGAAGTACTCTTTTTTCCACTGATAAGTTTGATTTGTTTTAATATATCTCTTGTTTTATCctaaattttgttttttgttaaTGCTTTCTTACAAGTGATGCAatgttattctaattatttggaAGCATGATAGGCTAATTACTCTATTACTCGTAGTTTGTACTAGACTACATATTCGTAGAATCGTAGTACTTACAGGTGGGAAGCTTGGAATATACGAGTATAAGATTGAGATGGATTATAGTTAATTATAAATATTGATGGATTATGGTTAATTATAGTTGTATTTGTAAACATTACTACGGGGTATGTAATTTTTTCTGTTGGCTTTAAGTACGGAGTATGTAGTTTTTTCTGTTGGAACTGCTTGTTCTCATTGccttatgttgatttttgttccAAGAGTTGGTTAATACAAGTATAGTTTTTGCAGAGTGACAccataaaaagaaataaatgttTGTTAAAACAATTGAGCTGACTCTGCTCAAATTTCAGGTTTAATTTGGTAAAACAATCATTATGTAAGGAACACCAGCAGTTGTTTTTTTAATGTCCCCCCTTTTACATATGGACATACCTATTACGTTAATTTTTAATACTTTGTGGTAACTTTATAAAAGTACCtatcaaataaaatttatttttaattgtactaatatttatttatataaaatGTCACGCACGCATCACGTGCATAAACACTAGAATTGACAGTTCCTTTCATCAAAACTACGATCGTTGAATCATTATTGACAAATAAAATAGAGAAAAGAAGAACAAGGCTTGGTGTTTGTGAAAATCAATTATAGAAGCTGTAatgttatgattcatatgacaaaacataaatcatgcggaaaaaccataaagccaggaaagcatattatttacacatagaaaatattatcggaaatggaaatattgccggaatcggaaatattgtcagaatcggaaatattatcggaatcggaaaataattccggaaacggaaatattaaatatttgttcgaaacggaaattaattccggaatcggaaatattaaatattgttcgtatcggaaatgaatttcggaaccgggaatttaatcggaagcgtatcgtacgaataagcatcggacgaggcctgccggacgagggcccagcacgaagccaggccatcgcccagcaagccaagcgcgccacacgaacagccaaggccacgccaggcccagcgcaaggccaggcccagcaggccatggcagcgcgcgcagcgcgcgcagcaatgggctgcgagcattgctgcagctcgcgtgggcttgtagctcgcgtgggccgagcggccgtgtgggctgtgtgctggcatggcctacacgcttgcgggtcatgctcgtgtagagtttgtgttcacatacgaaacctaaagagtataggatttgtttaatgattaaaattcctaatcctaaaagataaattaattaaataagaattctactaggattctaatttaattaattcgtatcctagtaggattcgattacttattccatggtctataaatatgagttaagggctcataatttatatcgagtattgaagtattcaaagggtaagtttttgaaagaaaattcagccacactcttgcacaataataaccgaaattcctaagcaccttaagggcgattctagttggtcattcttgaggcggatccagacgtagtgtggactatctacggagggacgacacttggagtcctaaagacttgttcttgttcggttcgggcgcagctagggaaggcacgttacaaagtgtatgcatctatactatgctaaatgattatgtgtaaataatatgctttcctggctttatggtttttccgcatgatttatgtattgtcatatgtatcataacctaacagtggtatcacgagcctcttattattttcataatctaaattgcatgaacatggttaaatattacaaatttgcaagaattaaaaggggtgattaattttcgtaattgttaattaattgcaaattgcgtttatttaattatacgtacgcagtttttcggcagtttcttcgttattcatccaaatcgagtgatttttgtgtcaattccgcatgtaaaaggcattctaaaattttgacaaaaaaaattatttttcggccgaacccaaaattctcaaattcgaagcctaactatgacttttcggaggttttagtttttcgaatgcaaaatttcgtaaatttaagatgttaaattaaatatttgcgattcttgttgataaatcttgaatttttgattgacctactgtatatgtttaacaagtttgaatgcctagccttgttaattatgcaatctaatttgtaattatgattaatttgttgaaaattggaataatttataattaatttgattttcataattagttataatttaattagatacctatgattaagaaccaccataaaaaattgtaaatttatgttaaattttaaattttttatgacctagacttgaatccatgttaatcggaaatcaattaaataataaattttcgatttttcgccctaaaattatgaaattaatattatttattaatttgtcattaattttgaatataaatttttaatttttatgcgattcgctcatataacttgcacgcacaaagcaatggacgctacgtgttacccttaaggggtgttgtatagtgcgggcatgcgacgacgagcaagggagctcgtcgcccatgcggtacgaatgcagcgagcaagggcatggtgcacgagcacaaggcagcagccctgccttgtgtcgtgggctgtgagcaatgggcgtgtgggcaggggcgagagcaagtcacgagcagtcgcgtgtaggcagcaagcgtgctgcgccacagcgcgcactgcctcgcgcaagcatgaggagcctcgcgcgcagcgagcgcaagctcgcgtgccacgagcgctacgcacagcgtcgatggctcgcgcgcagcgagcgccagctcgcatactgctgcctcgtgcgatgagcgcaagctcgcatgcgggaaaggcaggcgcgcagcgagcgatggctcgcataaatcgagcgctggggcgcgtcgcgagcgatggctcgcgtgcatcgagcgctggcgcgcgcagcgagcaccagctcgcgtgttcgattgatgccttgcgatggtgagcagcagcgatgcgacgcagcgcatgggctgcgcgcacatggccagcgatggctgtgtgcgtgtggcccatgggcgtgcgttgcgtgggattgttgcgttgcgattagatcgttttgaaattttaatttgagattttcagtttacgtaattttaattaattttaaaattaataatttaaattattttcttggattttaattttgaatattgtaattataataaattttatttattctaattattttactaaaattaaaatcatgaattaatttaaatacgactgaaattaaattaaatttatggattcaattataaatttatatgagctttaaattttaattaaatttgtatgtttctggttagactagaaatacatttttatgtttaaaattagtaaagcatatgaatttattggtttaagtgggagccccctttagtcatatactcttgattaggtctacaaatccttaaggttaaaacaacttgattagaattaataaggactgaataatttgtacaTTATTGgttcccttgattaattgctgcaaatgtttatgtgatgcataatgtgttttactaaccagctatgtgggccattcatgataatgaatgggtgaatggtatatattgtatatgtactgttttgcaggttatgaagtgactagtatggcccaaataggatagaaaatatggtctgcgtaccattaatttgaatgtaattggtctaaagtaccaaaattgtttttcaattcaaatatggtctgcgtaccatcaaatagttgtaattagtttaattatagcttatcctatttgaaggaaatggtgcctcccacggagattttcgagacggactttgaagttaaagcttcaagatgaagtcgggccatactagatcacatttatcttatgcatgttttaagttatttattgcttttaaatatgtcttaaaatgcatgaaatcaaagcttgattatgttgcatgattaaggattttagttcacttaaaatctaaccaacatagtaagagccttaagttccaaacttaaaaaattgagttaaaaggtgccatgccaaaatatacacttgcttggatatcctttacatcaatctagtaatagttttcgctcagcgaggtgttacttattggtcctaaaggggcaaggtacacaaataattgtgagtacatgttagttttggtgaaactcaacgatataagtaaggagtccttttatgtcgtggcaaaatcgataggtttacctaataagttcttagacgtacctatcaaccaagaatagtttctagactattagcaaaaggcttttgcttacctaagatgttttaggattaagtcgacaaactgtgcttagttcttcaatgattttagggtcttggaatcattttattcacacctgccggaacacataattcgaataaaatgctaatgacttgtttaaattgcatgattgctttcattttcaagttattattcatgataaatgtttagactttgcatatttcaatgtatgttttaattattgtttataattgaatatcttgcactgcaataaatccttttagaaaggtaacagtaaatttcctcgattggtagtgaatccaagaacgattcacggaaatgagagaaagtgagcaatttaaaatgtacgtttcttatagcgacttttatggttgttttcgaacatcaaagtcgaatggcaaaccaattggtgcttgtgaattcaaaatacactgtagttttgagatcataaagcattgagtttaaacgctcagccttaccaatggttaacaacctaatatctttgtccatttatttctcgaatgagtctagtccctagacattcgaatagattgatgcttagagaactttagaagcttctggtaagatcatccagttgaaacagaatattcaacataaataaaatggtaagaactctgttggaatgacatcggacatatctaacaaagtataaacgtcaacactatagaattcaattcttaagactataagaaagggtacaagaaataggaaaacaaggaacaaatgaaaggaatttacgattccgtttctacctataagtttatgtttaaagagaagtgacctagcaatcaaacttccttggtatcatataccgcttgaggttcttacttcggtaataactcaaacaatggaagctaggctacactaatggcctacaagtgggaaatgaagcatggcaatgctacattagttgtagggtcatctagtttgttttaagtcctttcaaaggctggaacttaatggctattttgttccataatcaacatacctaaatttctgttttcaaacacagaaagactcacattcaagaaaaacaaaaacaatatttgtttgtttatttgaatgaaatggtcaattacgggttgagtcaatatgcttgattaaaacaaacaactctttaaaaaaactttactaggttcaaatcaaccccttgatttgagttccactaatctttggcattgttgcttagaccatatcaacaagttaacattcaaaagctctattttgatggacttttaaaagttgattgatttctagatcattttaagacaactagtcttacttgttgaaa
This genomic stretch from Spinacia oleracea cultivar Varoflay chromosome 3, BTI_SOV_V1, whole genome shotgun sequence harbors:
- the LOC110779406 gene encoding peptidyl-prolyl cis-trans isomerase CYP40, with the translated sequence MGVSSKKCYLDISIGGELEGRMIVELYNNVVPKTAENFRALCTGELGLSPISGLPLHYKGIHFHRIVKGALIQGGDISGGKSDGESIYGTTFDDENFELRHERKGMLSMVNVGPNTNGSQFFITTTQTHQFNGKHVVFGRVIKGLGVIRSIEHVEVDGDNGPLLDIVIEDCGEIPEGEDYGIINFFKDGDTYPDWPSDLDSKSDDFTWWVTAAECIKAFGNEKFKKEDYKMAIRKYLKAMRYLDVCWDMEALDGEKSLSLRKLRSQFYTNTAACKLKMGDIEGALWDTDFALRDDEENVKAHFRRGQAFIALTDIDSAVESFEKALELEPNDGAIKRELAATKKKIANRHNQEKKTYTRMFQ